The proteins below come from a single Thermodesulfobacteriota bacterium genomic window:
- a CDS encoding response regulator, translated as MTAEGEPAGIIRWEHGNPITGRWYDLRDQAIPWRDGRMVRLEIATDISERKKAEKALQRSHVELDQIFNRAADGMRVVARDGTVWRANRTLAQLTGCSLDELVGRPCHEVGPGPDCCRTEACPLARIVAGEERVELELELPRKDGRRVPCIVTATPFRGPEGELLGIIEDFRDISQRKEAEKALAQAKEAAEAASRAKSEFLAHMSHEIRTPLHAVIGMTSLALDSELEREARHHLEIARTAAESLLVLLNDILDFSRIEAGRIELEEAAFDLSEVVATAMRTVTLEAHRKGLELLCHLPATIPTRLVGDAFRLRQILLNLLSNAVKFTEVGTVLLEVETRAEDRETVLLQFSVQDTGIGIAAESQARIFDSFTQADRQVTRLYGGSGLGLTICQRLAGLMGGTIQVSSAPGQGSIFRCTARCRRQPPAPGLVPAWLTRLPVLVVDDHAGSRQILAELLARRGLVPETAADSGQALAALAAAASRGEPHRLLLVDQGLAGEDGLGLVARIQDRPASQAPVILLTVTGTDPRLRSRARARGCFCLDKPILAQTLWPLLREVLSGGRPDPGWTGRAVASRPPAGSWEVLAVDDSIMNRELVQAVLTQAGHRVTLAGNGREALEILARRHVDAILMDVRMPEMDGLLATRLIRQCEEGSLPRDHVHADLLSRLSNRIRMTHTPVVAMTASALPEDPEACLASGMDGYVSKPFQLPDLLAALARATSCRPTASFPPGGPS; from the coding sequence TTGACGGCCGAGGGCGAGCCGGCCGGCATCATCCGCTGGGAGCACGGGAACCCGATCACCGGCCGCTGGTACGACCTCCGGGACCAGGCCATCCCCTGGCGGGACGGCCGCATGGTGCGGCTGGAGATCGCCACCGACATCAGCGAGCGGAAGAAGGCCGAAAAGGCGCTCCAGCGCTCCCATGTGGAGCTGGATCAGATCTTCAACCGGGCCGCGGACGGCATGCGGGTGGTGGCCCGGGATGGCACGGTCTGGCGGGCGAACCGAACCCTGGCGCAGCTCACCGGCTGCAGCCTCGACGAGCTGGTCGGCCGGCCCTGCCACGAGGTGGGCCCCGGTCCGGACTGCTGCCGCACAGAGGCCTGCCCGCTGGCCCGGATCGTGGCCGGCGAGGAGCGGGTCGAGCTCGAGCTGGAGCTGCCCAGGAAGGACGGTCGCCGCGTGCCCTGCATCGTCACTGCCACCCCGTTCCGGGGGCCGGAGGGCGAGCTCCTCGGCATCATCGAGGATTTCCGGGACATCAGCCAGCGCAAGGAGGCTGAAAAGGCCCTGGCCCAGGCCAAGGAGGCCGCCGAGGCTGCCAGCCGCGCCAAGAGCGAATTCCTGGCCCACATGAGCCACGAGATCCGCACCCCCCTCCATGCGGTGATCGGCATGACCTCTCTGGCTCTGGACAGCGAGCTGGAGCGGGAGGCGCGGCATCACCTGGAGATCGCCCGCACCGCCGCGGAGTCCCTCCTGGTCCTGCTCAACGATATTCTGGATTTTTCCAGGATCGAGGCCGGCAGGATCGAGCTGGAGGAGGCGGCCTTCGATCTGTCGGAGGTCGTGGCCACGGCGATGCGGACCGTGACCCTGGAGGCCCACCGCAAGGGCCTGGAGCTCCTCTGTCACCTTCCGGCCACCATACCCACCAGGCTGGTGGGGGACGCCTTTCGCCTGCGCCAGATCCTTCTCAACCTGCTCAGCAACGCCGTCAAGTTCACCGAGGTCGGCACGGTGCTCCTTGAGGTGGAGACCAGGGCCGAGGACCGGGAGACCGTGCTTCTCCAGTTCTCGGTGCAGGACACCGGCATCGGCATCGCCGCCGAAAGCCAGGCCAGGATCTTCGACAGCTTCACCCAGGCGGATCGCCAGGTGACCCGCCTGTACGGCGGCTCCGGTCTGGGGCTGACCATCTGCCAGCGGCTGGCCGGCCTCATGGGTGGTACGATCCAGGTCTCCAGCGCGCCGGGGCAGGGCTCGATCTTCCGGTGCACGGCCCGCTGCCGCCGGCAGCCGCCGGCCCCTGGTCTGGTGCCGGCCTGGCTGACCCGGCTACCGGTCCTGGTGGTGGACGATCATGCCGGCAGCCGGCAGATCCTGGCGGAGCTCTTGGCGAGGCGGGGGCTGGTGCCGGAGACGGCTGCGGACAGCGGCCAGGCCCTGGCCGCTCTGGCAGCGGCCGCCAGCCGGGGCGAGCCCCACCGGCTCCTTCTGGTGGATCAGGGGCTGGCGGGGGAGGATGGTCTGGGTCTTGTGGCCCGCATCCAGGATCGGCCGGCGAGCCAGGCACCGGTGATCCTGCTCACCGTCACCGGCACCGATCCCAGGCTGCGGTCCAGGGCCAGGGCCCGAGGCTGCTTCTGCCTGGACAAGCCGATCCTGGCCCAGACCCTGTGGCCCCTGCTCCGAGAGGTCCTGAGCGGTGGCCGGCCGGATCCAGGATGGACTGGACGGGCTGTGGCCTCCCGGCCTCCGGCAGGGTCCTGGGAGGTCCTGGCGGTGGATGACAGCATCATGAACCGGGAGCTGGTCCAGGCGGTGCTGACCCAGGCCGGCCATCGGGTGACCCTGGCCGGCAATGGCCGGGAGGCCCTGGAGATCCTCGCCCGGCGGCACGTGGATGCCATCCTCATGGATGTGCGGATGCCGGAGATGGATGGCCTTCTGGCCACCAGGCTCATCCGCCAGTGCGAGGAGGGGAGCCTGCCCAGGGACCATGTCCACGCCGACCTGCTGTCAAGGCTCAGCAACCGGATCCGGATGACCCATACCCCTGTTGTCGCCATGACCGCCAGCGCCCTGCCCGAAGATCCGGAGGCCTGCCTGGCCAGCGGCATGGATGGGTATGTGTCCAAGCCCTTCCAGCTCCCGGACCTGCTGGCAGCCCTGGCACGCGCCACCAGCTGCCGGCCCACCGCCTCCTTTCCGCCCGGCGGGCCATCCTGA
- a CDS encoding response regulator, producing MALILIIDDDTSMCYTLASLVARLGHEVATAATLKEGVAQAEARPFDVVLLDVRLPDGNGLEALPLLRQTPGGPEVVIITGRGEPAGAELAITSGAWDYIEKPASLQAMTLPILRALQYRQERRAASPPVALVRNGIVGNSPAMRRCLDLLAQAAASEANVLITGETGTGKELFARAIHANSRAAGSSARRPDRSAGRSCSRIRAAPAPSAPTPAC from the coding sequence ATGGCCTTGATCCTGATCATCGATGACGACACCAGCATGTGCTACACCCTGGCCAGCCTGGTGGCCCGGCTCGGCCATGAGGTCGCCACGGCTGCCACCCTCAAGGAGGGGGTGGCCCAGGCCGAGGCCCGGCCCTTCGACGTGGTGCTCCTGGACGTGCGGCTGCCGGACGGCAACGGCCTGGAGGCCTTGCCCCTTCTCCGCCAGACCCCCGGCGGGCCGGAGGTGGTCATCATCACCGGCCGCGGCGAGCCGGCCGGGGCCGAGCTGGCCATCACCAGCGGTGCCTGGGACTACATCGAAAAGCCGGCCTCCCTCCAGGCCATGACCCTGCCCATCCTCCGGGCCCTGCAGTACCGGCAGGAGCGGCGGGCGGCCAGTCCGCCGGTGGCCCTGGTCCGCAACGGCATCGTCGGCAACAGCCCCGCCATGCGGCGCTGCCTCGATCTTCTGGCCCAGGCGGCGGCCAGCGAGGCCAATGTCCTCATCACCGGCGAAACCGGAACCGGCAAGGAGCTCTTTGCCCGGGCGATCCACGCCAACAGCAGGGCCGCAGGCAGTTCGGCGAGAAGACCGGACAGGTCTGCTGGCAGGTCCTGCAGCAGGATCAGAGCGGCCCCTGCGCCTTCTGCACCAACCCCCGCCTGTTGA
- a CDS encoding response regulator gives MADHALGWQQLQAILDGITEVIYVSDPDSHEILYANRTVTEHFGAVLGQKCYAALQGLEAPCPFCTNHLILGANTGRVHIWEHRNQRRQRWYRCIDRAIPWTCGRMVRAEMAVDITDSKLVEEKLRRYEQIVSLSRELMAFMDRDYVYQAVNDTYLTALGKKRNEIIGHSWPEVFDPVVFAQEIQPGLERCLAGEEVHCDFWYTFPAIGRQHLEATYYPFFAGGAVVGIVVNARDITDWEMLERQLRQAQKMEAIGTLAGGIAHDFNNILGAIIGCTELALLDTPAGSLVHRHLEEVHKASQRAKTLVRQILTFSRRTEQMRLPIRVTPLVEEVLAMLRASLPSFIEIRQHLDTQEDTVLADPSQICQLVMNLGSNAGHAMRQHGGVLTVGLIHVPAEAAELPPQLPASRTGYLRLSVADTGEGIHCEHLDRIFEPYFTSKEQGDGTGLGLAIVHGIVKACDGWIKVQSTPGQGSLFEVLLPLAADAETGKGELADLRQLPEGRERLLVVDDEEALVWSLMQALGRLGYQVVGTTSSLEALELLGDQASGFDLVITDQAMPDLTGVELARRLLAARPGTRIILCTGFSELVSLEKACAMGIAAFLVKPVDTPYLARTIRQVLDHGLDPDHR, from the coding sequence ATGGCGGACCACGCGCTGGGCTGGCAGCAGCTTCAGGCCATCCTCGACGGCATCACCGAGGTCATCTATGTAAGCGATCCCGACTCCCATGAGATCCTCTACGCCAACCGGACGGTCACGGAGCATTTCGGCGCGGTGCTGGGTCAGAAGTGCTACGCCGCCCTCCAGGGCCTGGAGGCGCCCTGCCCGTTTTGCACCAACCACCTGATCCTGGGGGCCAATACCGGCCGGGTCCATATCTGGGAGCACAGGAACCAGCGGCGGCAGCGCTGGTACCGGTGCATCGACCGGGCCATCCCCTGGACCTGCGGCCGCATGGTCCGGGCGGAGATGGCTGTCGACATCACCGACAGCAAGCTGGTCGAGGAGAAGCTGCGACGCTACGAGCAGATCGTCTCCCTCTCCCGGGAGCTCATGGCCTTCATGGACCGGGATTACGTCTACCAGGCGGTGAACGACACCTATCTCACCGCCCTGGGCAAGAAGCGGAACGAGATCATCGGTCACAGCTGGCCGGAGGTGTTCGACCCCGTCGTCTTTGCCCAGGAGATCCAGCCGGGGCTGGAAAGATGTCTGGCGGGCGAGGAGGTCCATTGCGACTTCTGGTACACCTTCCCGGCCATCGGCCGGCAGCATCTCGAGGCCACCTACTATCCCTTCTTCGCCGGGGGCGCCGTGGTCGGCATCGTGGTCAATGCCCGGGACATCACCGACTGGGAGATGCTGGAAAGGCAGCTGCGCCAGGCCCAGAAGATGGAGGCCATCGGCACCCTGGCTGGCGGCATTGCCCATGACTTCAACAACATTCTGGGGGCGATCATCGGCTGCACCGAGCTGGCCCTCCTGGACACCCCGGCCGGCAGCCTGGTCCACCGCCATCTGGAGGAGGTGCACAAGGCCAGCCAGCGGGCCAAGACCCTGGTCCGGCAGATCCTCACCTTCAGCCGCCGCACCGAGCAGATGCGCCTGCCCATCCGGGTCACCCCCCTGGTGGAGGAGGTGCTGGCGATGCTCCGGGCCTCCCTGCCCTCCTTCATCGAGATCCGCCAGCACCTGGACACCCAGGAGGACACGGTCCTGGCCGACCCGAGCCAGATCTGCCAGCTCGTCATGAATCTGGGCAGCAATGCCGGCCATGCCATGCGGCAGCACGGGGGCGTCCTGACCGTGGGGCTCATCCATGTCCCGGCAGAGGCCGCGGAGCTGCCGCCCCAGCTGCCGGCCAGCCGCACCGGCTATCTGCGGCTGTCGGTGGCCGATACCGGGGAGGGCATCCATTGCGAGCATCTGGATCGGATCTTCGAGCCGTACTTCACCAGCAAGGAGCAGGGGGACGGCACCGGTCTGGGCCTCGCCATCGTCCACGGCATTGTCAAGGCCTGCGATGGCTGGATCAAGGTCCAAAGCACCCCTGGCCAGGGCAGCCTCTTCGAGGTGCTTCTGCCTCTGGCCGCGGACGCCGAGACCGGCAAAGGGGAGCTGGCCGACCTCCGGCAGCTGCCCGAGGGCCGGGAGCGCCTCCTGGTGGTGGATGACGAAGAGGCCCTGGTCTGGTCCCTCATGCAGGCCCTGGGCCGCCTCGGCTACCAGGTGGTGGGCACCACCAGCAGCCTGGAGGCCCTGGAGCTTCTTGGTGACCAGGCCTCGGGCTTCGACCTCGTCATCACCGACCAGGCCATGCCGGATCTGACCGGGGTGGAGCTGGCCCGCCGGCTGCTGGCCGCACGGCCCGGGACCAGGATCATCCTCTGCACCGGCTTCAGCGAGCTGGTGAGCCTGGAGAAGGCCTGTGCCATGGGCATTGCCGCCTTTCTGGTCAAGCCCGTGGATACCCCGTACCTCGCCCGCACCATCCGTCAGGTCCTCGACCATGGCCTTGATCCTGATCATCGATGA
- a CDS encoding VTT domain-containing protein, with product MRRPDLIRLAIVGLFATLAGLFFVLGLHQHLSLAALQASQARLLALYQASPWLVLGLYALAYILVTALSLPGAAAMSLAGGALFGLGAGVLVVSFASSIGATLACAVARFLLRDWVAARLGDRLAAMDEGIRREGAFYLFGLRLVPIFPFFVINLAMGLTPIPLRTFYWVSQLGMLPATVVYINAGQELARLDSLAGILSPRLLIAFALLGLAPLGLKRLLAVLKGRRRG from the coding sequence ATGCGCCGCCCCGACCTGATCCGCCTGGCCATCGTTGGCCTCTTCGCCACCCTGGCCGGCCTGTTCTTCGTTCTCGGCCTGCACCAGCACCTGTCCCTGGCCGCCCTTCAGGCCTCCCAGGCCCGACTCCTTGCCCTCTATCAGGCCAGCCCCTGGCTGGTCCTGGGCCTTTATGCCCTGGCCTACATCCTGGTCACCGCCCTGTCCCTGCCCGGAGCGGCGGCGATGTCTCTGGCCGGTGGCGCCCTCTTCGGCCTGGGGGCGGGCGTCCTGGTGGTCTCCTTTGCCAGCTCCATCGGCGCCACCCTGGCCTGCGCCGTGGCCCGCTTCCTGTTGCGGGACTGGGTGGCCGCCCGGCTGGGAGACCGGCTGGCGGCCATGGACGAGGGAATCCGCCGGGAGGGGGCCTTCTATCTCTTCGGCCTGCGCCTGGTGCCGATCTTTCCGTTCTTCGTCATCAACCTGGCCATGGGCCTCACCCCGATCCCGCTGCGCACCTTCTACTGGGTGTCCCAGCTGGGCATGCTGCCGGCAACGGTGGTCTACATCAACGCCGGCCAGGAACTGGCCCGCCTGGATTCCCTGGCCGGCATCCTCTCCCCCCGGCTGCTCATCGCCTTTGCCCTCTTGGGGCTGGCGCCTCTGGGCCTGAAAAGGCTGTTGGCCGTGCTCAAGGGCCGGCGCCGCGGCTAG
- a CDS encoding V-type ATP synthase subunit D: MLPPTRANLLLLKDKAAAVASSRGLLRSRRRALIHELLACSVAYLASRDGISRLYAEAIGLLAVATGQEGGEVIASLVPACRRDFRVQVRNRRLWGLSLKEIESRETARRQPDRRGHDEGLLGPATAAAIDRFEAVVDALIEFAAHDNKLARLAEEIGRTTRRLRVLEERLLPAVQAEIRGIGQALGEREREELYRRQRCRGRAQEER; the protein is encoded by the coding sequence ATGCTGCCCCCCACCCGCGCCAACCTGCTGCTCCTGAAGGACAAGGCCGCCGCCGTGGCGTCCAGCCGCGGCCTCTTGCGCTCCCGGCGCCGGGCCCTGATCCACGAGCTTTTGGCCTGCTCGGTTGCCTATCTGGCCTCCCGGGACGGGATCAGCCGACTCTATGCCGAGGCCATTGGCCTCCTGGCCGTGGCCACCGGCCAGGAGGGGGGGGAGGTGATCGCCTCCCTGGTGCCGGCCTGCCGGCGGGATTTCCGGGTGCAGGTCCGCAACCGGCGCCTCTGGGGTCTCAGCTTGAAGGAGATCGAGTCCCGGGAGACCGCCCGCCGGCAGCCCGACCGGCGGGGCCACGACGAGGGACTCCTGGGACCGGCCACCGCAGCGGCCATCGACCGCTTCGAGGCGGTGGTGGATGCCCTCATCGAGTTCGCGGCCCACGACAACAAGCTGGCCCGCCTGGCCGAGGAGATCGGCCGGACCACCCGCCGCCTGCGGGTCCTGGAAGAGCGCCTCCTGCCCGCTGTCCAGGCCGAGATCCGCGGCATCGGCCAGGCCCTGGGGGAACGGGAGCGGGAGGAGCTGTACCGGCGCCAGCGCTGCCGCGGCCGGGCCCAGGAAGAACGCTGA